In a single window of the Drosophila albomicans strain 15112-1751.03 chromosome 3, ASM965048v2, whole genome shotgun sequence genome:
- the LOC117566729 gene encoding trypsin beta, with product MSRLAFVWSSLLFATVSWATPHYDGRIVGGQVTEIRNFPYQASIQLHGQHICGGAIIGDYFILTAAHCFEGEWSEPDYSVRLGSAEHAMGGELLSLRQIIRHGAYDTLTHDNDLALLLLNGRLNYTEELQAVPLASAQDALTPETTLYVSGWGLQSETGEEGVSPVLRYVDLTHVEPKACRSAYSKVLPITQRMLCASREGHDSCQGDSGGPLVGYQPGSNEGKLYGIVSWGLGCAKVEYPGVYTSVASFRTWIDAQVGAWGWNTLLAGWSGLQRINQN from the coding sequence ATGAGTCGATTGGCATTTGTGTGGAGTAGTTTGCTGTTCGCAACTGTCAGCTGGGCAACACCTCATTATGATGGACGCATTGTGGGTGGCCAGGTGACAGAGATACGCAATTTCCCATACCAAGCATCCATACAGCTGCATGGTCAGCACATCTGCGGTGGCGCCATTATCGGAGATTACTTCATATTAACCGCTGCCCACTGCTTCGAGGGAGAGTGGTCAGAGCCCGATTACAGCGTAAGATTGGGCTCCGCGGAGCATGCGATGGGTGGCGAGTTGCTCAGTTTGCGGCAGATCATACGTCATGGAGCCTACGACACTCTGACACACGATAATGACTTGGCACTCTTGCTGCTCAATGGCAGACTCAACTACACGGAGGAACTGCAGGCAGTGCCTTTGGCCTCGGCACAGGATGCACTTACCCCTGAAACAACGTTGTACGTCAGTGGCTGGGGATTGCAGAGCGAGACGGGTGAGGAGGGTGTATCGCCAGTGCTGCGTTACGTGGATCTAACACATGTGGAGCCGAAAGCCTGCAGAAGTGCTTATTCCAAAGTGCTGCCTATTACCCAGCGCATGCTCTGCGCCAGCCGCGAGGGGCATGATAGTTGCCAAGGAGACTCTGGTGGTCCATTGGTTGGCTATCAGCCTGGCAGCAACGAGGGTAAGCTTTACGGCATCGTTTCCTGGGGTCTCGGTTGCGCGAAGGTCGAATATCCGGGTGTTTACACGAGTGTGGCTTCATTCAGGACTTGGATTGATGCTCAGGTGGGTGCCTGGGGATGGAATACATTGCTAGCTGGTTGGAGTGGATTGCAGAGGATCAATCAGAATTGA